The Zea mays cultivar B73 chromosome 7, Zm-B73-REFERENCE-NAM-5.0, whole genome shotgun sequence DNA segment ctcgcccgagccaaTCCCAGACAGATAGGACAAAGGCGCCCGAAGACTGGCGGGGAACACTTGCATTTAATGCGCACACCTACCCCACGCAGCGGCACAGGAGCATAATGGCTAACAAGACAAAAGTCATATTCGGGCGGCGCAACATGATTACAACCCCGCTGCTGTATGCGCACGCCGCCTGCCATCCCCCGATGGGACATCTAATACGACAGGAGAAGCAGAACCGGCCCTCGGGCGCAAATCTCCACCTCGCCAGACGCTGAGTTTGGCCTCGGGCGCAATCTCCGTCGAGCCCGCGGTGAGTTCGGCCTCAGGTGatttctccgcctcgcccgagctcggcctcggccacctgCTCTACCGCCAATCCCGTGGGCAACCACTCCGCCGATTGTGGCACACGTTAGGGATGGCTCAACCAACGCCTCAGgaagacttccgcctcgcccgagcagaGCTCTGACCTCGATAAACGTAGCAAGGAATCACGACGTCACGCAGCACAAGGACGATGACACACCTAGTAAGCAGGATTTTGCCCATACCACGACGCTGTTACAACAACTAAGGTATGGGCAACCCCTCCTTGGGGGCTCGGGCATACGGCCAACCGCTCGGCCTCTGCCTCGGCTCTCAGCAGGAAATCAGCGACCACAAGTCAACAATGCAGTGCATCGTCATATCAATCACATGACGCCAAAACATCTCCCCTTGGAATACGACGACCTTCGACTTCACAACGTACATCTcctaggtgtataaatagggcAACATAGTTCTTCCAAAGGGCAAGCGGACACGCAGGGCGAACACTCAGTAGTTTCCCACTAAGTCTTtagatattggcacttgcctcaatcagttCCAGGGACTTGGGGACTTCCCCTCTCCCGTTGTGCTTGTAATCCCTACTGCAGGCACTCaggtgcgagtaatataagccaCATCCCctctctgctggaagtagggcttTACATTGCCCGAACCATGATAAACTGTTTGTGTCAACTCGCACACCATCTAGACTCTGGGCACACGACATTATTTACTAGTTGGTTAGGACCCTTAGTCCGAACACtgacattattattattatcattttGACCTTTTCAGCCTATGAACTACTTCCTCTCTTCTTCTATCAACAACATTTTAGATTTTCAAGTCTACTAAGTAGAAGGCACAATATTACAAACCTCCATTGGAATTTATCTTCTAACGTCTCATGTTGATATTAGATTGTTCTGTCTCTTAATCCCCCATTTAGTCTTATAGTGTTCACTGTCCAATGATGAAATATTTTATTGTTGTCGGGCTTAAAATAAGCTTACTGCATTTTAAGATATGTCCACGGAAACATATTGTGATGTTTAGTTGTTTTTATTGGAAGAGAGTATTCAGATACCCCCATGTATAGTGTTTAGTTGTTTTTATTGAAACATATATTGTAGGGTATACAATATATGTAAGCATGTCTAGGGTTCCCCCTAACCCTAAGAGGCTATAATGGACCGCCAGGAGGGGATAGCGGGAAACACCATGTCGGTGAGGACATGGTCATTGAGGGTGTAGCGGTGGGCAAGGTCGCACTAGCAGGCGTAGGAGGAAGAAGCCGAGTCGAGAAGAACGGGAACCAGTGACCAGATATTCTAGACATCCGTCGCTTGGGCCATGGAGGTTGATGATCACGACAGCCTCATATGCTCAACCGTCGGGAAAGTTGGGGGTGGATCAACACAGGAAGGACCACCGAGATGGTGCTCGGCCTCAACAAGCTAACCTGCGAGGGCATCCACAACTGTACGTTCCTACTCCCAAACGAGGGAGAAAAGGAAACCCCCCTTACACTGGGTCCCTTTAGCTAATTAGTATTTTAACTATGAAATTAATTCTCTTTCAATTTAACTAATtgataataatgtgtattacaatgCGCCAAATATCGTATGTTTTTAAAACTCCAAAAGTTTACGTATAAAAGCCAAATAGCTCAGTTAAATTGTATAGGGGGAGCTGAATAGGGAGAATGGTTGGAGGTAGGTGAAATAGAGGGAAGGGAGAGataattaaatattaatagaaagTACGAATAAGGGGATTTGGGAGGTGGAATGGTTGGAATCAGCCCAAACCTACCTAGGGTTCCTCCTAACCCTAACAGACTATaaatgggctgggctgggctctaGACCCATAACAATCACACAGTAATAGCAGCCACACACACTAAATATCTAATACACAGTCTAACAGTTTTTATGAACAAATAAGTGACATATTTTTAATGCATTTGAATTTCCTTATCTGCAGGTTGTTTTACTAAACTGAATTCAAATAAGACTGATCATGGTACGTTTCGTGTGGGAGTAAGGCCTACTTAGTAATTTTACCGTGATGGCTGGATGCCTTCTATTTCTATTCAGTTTAGTTATTTTAGTTCATCTTTGCAGGAGAACCCTTAGTTATCTCACATAATGGTGCTAGTGGAGACTACCCGGACTGTACAGACTTGGCCTACCATAGTGCAATTGATGATGGTGCAGACATCATTGACTGTCCTATTCAAGTGACAAATGATGGAGTTCTTATGTGCATGAGTTCCACTAACCTGCTTGACACTACGAATGTTCAGAGAACAACTTACAACTCTCTGGTTTCTGTCGTTCCAGATATTCAGCCTCAACCAGGAATCTTCACATTCAACCTCACTTGGTCCGACATTAACAGTAATGTTTTAAAACGTGAGTTTGTTTTCTAGCATTATAACATTACAAATACATGAATAGCTCACAAAAGGCACAAACTCATAAGTATCCTTTTGGCTGGACCTTTGTCTACAGCTAAAATATCTTCTCCAGTGAGTGGTTATTTCCTTGTAAGGAACCCAAGATACACAAATCAAGGGAAGTTTTTGAAGTTATCTGACTTTCTAGCAATCGCAATGGATAAAGACTTGTCTGGTGTCATGATCATTATTGAGGTGATACTTTCGCTCAAACATTGTATTAAAAAGAAGACATTCTCACATAGGTCGAGAAAACCTCCAAACTCCTGCTCCACTTATACACAGCGGCATCATTGCCCATGTAAGGACGACCGCAACCGGGGCCGGACCTTAGACCTTAGACTTGTACTTTGACGTGGGACAGACGAGGGAACGATCACGACCGGGAGGGCCTTAGACCTATAATTTGGCATGAGATAGACGAGTGAATTTTTTAACCACAAAATTTGCTCTCAAGGGGAGTCGAACTCAAGACCCGAGGAGTGATATTCAGACcgactaaccaactcagctagaggccctttcgcttcAAAGAATTGGACTTTCCACCTGATTTTTGTCTCCCTATTATGACTTTATGATACCTGCCCATTTTGTTCAAAAAAGTATGACTATGTTACAAGCAAAAGTTCACATGATAGTTAACCACTTAACCTCTCAATATGTTGATACATAATCTACATATCTCTTTTTTGAAAGAGCTCATCATCTGGTTTCATTTTTACATTGACAAGTTATATAATTTGCTGAACGGTTGTCATCTTGATGAGTTCTGCTACAGCTACTAGTATAGACTATTGCTTGTATAAACCTCTGCAAAGATTGTATTCTCCCCTTGCACATTTCCAAATATTCCACTCTTTTTTCTAGAAGTCAAATGTTATCTTAATAAATGGAAATCTTTCTTAAATGATCAATCGATCTTTTGTACTACAGAATGCTGCATTTTTAGTAAATTCATTGGGAATTGACATTGTTGATTCTTTAACCACTGCCTTAAGTGCTGCTGGCTTCGATAATCATCCTACCAAGGAAGTTCTGATCAAGTCAAAAGATAGTGATGTTCTTGTCAAACTGAAGCAGCAGAAAACAAAATGCAAGCTTGTTTACACTCTACCCTCTGGCATCGGGGATGCTTCTAATTCCTCGTTGAAAGACATTAAGAAGTTTGCTGAATATGTAGCTGTGGACAGCAAATCTGTTTTTACTCTAAGCTCTGACTTCATCATAAGACAGAACAGTCTTGTGCAAGATCTGCAGTCAGCGGGGCTAGCTTTGTATGCAGAGGTGTTCCAGAATGAGTTTGTAGCACAACCATTGGATTTCTTCGGAGATGAAACTGTGGAAATCAATTACTATATTCAATCATTTAATTTATCAGGCATCATAACTGATTTCCCGAAGACAGTCAGAAGATATAAAAGTAAGTATCATTAGCCATGTCATGTGCATATTGTTCACTGTCTTGCAGTGAAGGTACAAGTTTCACGTGTACGAGTTGGGGACTGCTTTCGAGGCCTTGTGTTGTAATATACTAAAATTCATTATTATGTTTCTTCTTAATGCACAGCTGTCCTTTGTATCTCAAAAAGAATAACATCTACATAAGTACATAGTGGGATATCATTCTGCTGCATTAACAGGGTACGATGGAAAATAGCATGGGAACGTGGCTAGTGGTTTTTAGGTCATTTTTCAAAGTTTTTGCAATGTTGGTGTGGTGTTCTCAACTGCACAGTTTCATGTATTTAATTAGTAGTTGCAGTATTTATGCTCAATTTTCTGACAGCTGCATACTCTTGTATTGGCAGGAAACACCTGTACAGTTCTGGGAAAGGATATGCCCAGCTACATGCAGCCTCCTCAGGCTGGTTCCCTTGCACAGTTTCTACAAACCTTCAAAACCCAGCCTCCATCTCTGCCACCAATGTCGACGCTGAATTCTTCAAGCGTGGAGGAGCCACCTCTTCCTACTGTTGCGTTAAGAAGTGTATCTGATGGTAGTGCCTCGGGGGCGACCAAGACTCCTGGCACACCTTCTGATGCTCCAACGGCTACAGTAAATGCTGGCATGCTACTTGTGATGGTTTTCACAGCTTTGCTAATCTGAGAAGCCACATGAGATTGTATAGTAGACGACTGAAGCTAATCTGATCTCCCTTGGATTCAGGTAAGCTTTGACTAGTGATCTGGTACTACCACACACTTGTTTTCTTATTTCCACCTTTACAAATTTGTCAGTAGAAAATGTTAGAGTATccatttagggtttggggtttaccCCGTGTAATTACCCGCTTACCCCTGTGTAATAGGCCAGACCGAGCTAACTTAGTCTATTAATACAACACTCAACCTTGTGTTAGGGGTAGGTTTCTCTTTTCTCCCACCCTCCCCAACCCCTAG contains these protein-coding regions:
- the LOC100274608 gene encoding glycerophosphodiester phosphodiesterase GDPDL4 isoform X1, coding for MGWPGRWCKCGRFLRRAVGLCRGPRRRRRRAGPPAPLRLQNPQRYGAAPLVVAKGGFSGVFPDSSQGAYSFAMITSAPDTAMWCDVQLTKDGVGVCLRDINMKNCTSVDQAYPERKRTYVIDGVRKTGWFVSDFTIAELQSVSLTQAIWPRTRRFDGIYPIISITDFRSLVMPSPVWLNVQHDIFYKQHGLDMRNYILSIKKGVSMDYISSPELGFLKNMSGRVGRKTKLVFRFLEKALLDHSINQTYGSLSSNLPFIKSIASGIIVPKSYIWPVTKDNYLLPSTSIVTEAHNAGLEIYASDFANDRIIPYNYSYDPLAEYLNFINDGGFSVDGVLSEHPITASEAIGCFTKLNSNKTDHGEPLVISHNGASGDYPDCTDLAYHSAIDDGADIIDCPIQVTNDGVLMCMSSTNLLDTTNVQRTTYNSLVSVVPDIQPQPGIFTFNLTWSDINSNVLKPKISSPVSGYFLVRNPRYTNQGKFLKLSDFLAIAMDKDLSGVMIIIENAAFLVNSLGIDIVDSLTTALSAAGFDNHPTKEVLIKSKDSDVLVKLKQQKTKCKLVYTLPSGIGDASNSSLKDIKKFAEYVAVDSKSVFTLSSDFIIRQNSLVQDLQSAGLALYAEVFQNEFVAQPLDFFGDETVEINYYIQSFNLSGIITDFPKTVRRYKRNTCTVLGKDMPSYMQPPQAGSLAQFLQTFKTQPPSLPPMSTLNSSSVEEPPLPTVALRSVSDGSASGATKTPGTPSDAPTATVNAGMLLVMVFTALLI
- the LOC100274608 gene encoding Glycerophosphodiester phosphodiesterase GDPDL4; the protein is MRSNRRRLGGRGGGWGGQGGGVSVAASFAALLGCVVALVGGAAGQGPRPPSDYKTLSGAAPLVVAKGGFSGVFPDSSQGAYSFAMITSAPDTAMWCDVQLTKDGVGVCLRDINMKNCTSVDQAYPERKRTYVIDGVRKTGWFVSDFTIAELQSVSLTQAIWPRTRRFDGIYPIISITDFRSLVMPSPVWLNVQHDIFYKQHGLDMRNYILSIKKGVSMDYISSPELGFLKNMSGRVGRKTKLVFRFLEKALLDHSINQTYGSLSSNLPFIKSIASGIIVPKSYIWPVTKDNYLLPSTSIVTEAHNAGLEIYASDFANDRIIPYNYSYDPLAEYLNFINDGGFSVDGVLSEHPITASEAIGCFTKLNSNKTDHGEPLVISHNGASGDYPDCTDLAYHSAIDDGADIIDCPIQVTNDGVLMCMSSTNLLDTTNVQRTTYNSLVSVVPDIQPQPGIFTFNLTWSDINSNVLKPKISSPVSGYFLVRNPRYTNQGKFLKLSDFLAIAMDKDLSGVMIIIENAAFLVNSLGIDIVDSLTTALSAAGFDNHPTKEVLIKSKDSDVLVKLKQQKTKCKLVYTLPSGIGDASNSSLKDIKKFAEYVAVDSKSVFTLSSDFIIRQNSLVQDLQSAGLALYAEVFQNEFVAQPLDFFGDETVEINYYIQSFNLSGIITDFPKTVRRYKRNTCTVLGKDMPSYMQPPQAGSLAQFLQTFKTQPPSLPPMSTLNSSSVEEPPLPTVALRSVSDGSASGATKTPGTPSDAPTATVNAGMLLVMVFTALLI
- the LOC100274608 gene encoding glycerophosphodiester phosphodiesterase GDPDL4 isoform X3, giving the protein MITSAPDTAMWCDVQLTKDGVGVCLRDINMKNCTSVDQAYPERKRTYVIDGVRKTGWFVSDFTIAELQSVSLTQAIWPRTRRFDGIYPIISITDFRSLVMPSPVWLNVQHDIFYKQHGLDMRNYILSIKKGVSMDYISSPELGFLKNMSGRVGRKTKLVFRFLEKALLDHSINQTYGSLSSNLPFIKSIASGIIVPKSYIWPVTKDNYLLPSTSIVTEAHNAGLEIYASDFANDRIIPYNYSYDPLAEYLNFINDGGFSVDGVLSEHPITASEAIGCFTKLNSNKTDHGEPLVISHNGASGDYPDCTDLAYHSAIDDGADIIDCPIQVTNDGVLMCMSSTNLLDTTNVQRTTYNSLVSVVPDIQPQPGIFTFNLTWSDINSNVLKPKISSPVSGYFLVRNPRYTNQGKFLKLSDFLAIAMDKDLSGVMIIIENAAFLVNSLGIDIVDSLTTALSAAGFDNHPTKEVLIKSKDSDVLVKLKQQKTKCKLVYTLPSGIGDASNSSLKDIKKFAEYVAVDSKSVFTLSSDFIIRQNSLVQDLQSAGLALYAEVFQNEFVAQPLDFFGDETVEINYYIQSFNLSGIITDFPKTVRRYKRNTCTVLGKDMPSYMQPPQAGSLAQFLQTFKTQPPSLPPMSTLNSSSVEEPPLPTVALRSVSDGSASGATKTPGTPSDAPTATVNAGMLLVMVFTALLI
- the LOC100274608 gene encoding glycerophosphodiester phosphodiesterase GDPDL4 isoform X2, with the protein product MNDRQRETIMRLKGAAPLVVAKGGFSGVFPDSSQGAYSFAMITSAPDTAMWCDVQLTKDGVGVCLRDINMKNCTSVDQAYPERKRTYVIDGVRKTGWFVSDFTIAELQSVSLTQAIWPRTRRFDGIYPIISITDFRSLVMPSPVWLNVQHDIFYKQHGLDMRNYILSIKKGVSMDYISSPELGFLKNMSGRVGRKTKLVFRFLEKALLDHSINQTYGSLSSNLPFIKSIASGIIVPKSYIWPVTKDNYLLPSTSIVTEAHNAGLEIYASDFANDRIIPYNYSYDPLAEYLNFINDGGFSVDGVLSEHPITASEAIGCFTKLNSNKTDHGEPLVISHNGASGDYPDCTDLAYHSAIDDGADIIDCPIQVTNDGVLMCMSSTNLLDTTNVQRTTYNSLVSVVPDIQPQPGIFTFNLTWSDINSNVLKPKISSPVSGYFLVRNPRYTNQGKFLKLSDFLAIAMDKDLSGVMIIIENAAFLVNSLGIDIVDSLTTALSAAGFDNHPTKEVLIKSKDSDVLVKLKQQKTKCKLVYTLPSGIGDASNSSLKDIKKFAEYVAVDSKSVFTLSSDFIIRQNSLVQDLQSAGLALYAEVFQNEFVAQPLDFFGDETVEINYYIQSFNLSGIITDFPKTVRRYKRNTCTVLGKDMPSYMQPPQAGSLAQFLQTFKTQPPSLPPMSTLNSSSVEEPPLPTVALRSVSDGSASGATKTPGTPSDAPTATVNAGMLLVMVFTALLI